CGAGGTGGTGGAGGAGGAGGACCCGATGGAGGAGGACCCGATCCTCGGTTCCCGAGACTCCATCCGCGGCCCGCAGAACCTCCAGCAGAGGCTGGCCGAGGAACCAGTGCCCGCCGAGGAGCCGGCCGCCCAGGTGGACGTCTCCCAGGCCACGTTGTGGCTGGTCGGCGCTTCCGGTGGGGTGGGCACCTCCACCCTGGCCGGGCTGTGCTCGGAGTCCATCGTGGACGCCGGCGTGCAGGAACCGGAGTGGGCGGGACGGGCGCTGCTGGTGTGCTCCACCAGCGCGACCTCCCTGGAGGCGGCCGCCCAGCTGGCCCGCAAGTCCGCCACCGGACAGCTGCCCTATGAGCTGGTCGGGCTGGTCATCGTCCACGACCGGCCCAAGAACCGGATCACCAAACCCACCCTGACCTACGCCCGCAGTGTGGCGCGCATGTTCCCGGTGGCCATGACCGTCCCCTACGAACCGTCCTGGCGCGAGGTCGGCGTCACCCCCTCCCCTTCCAGCACCCGGCTGAAAACCGTGCTGCGGAAGATCCACAAAATCGCCCAGACCGGGCACTGAGAAAGGAACCCCCCAATGCTCATCAACACCCTCAACGCCCTGATGATCCCGGCCATCAACGCCACCCCCACCCAGCCCCCGGGCATGGAGAACGTGACCATGATCCTCGGCTGGATTCTCTGGGCCGCCGGGCTGGTGCTGTTCGTCTACTTCATCTTCGGGCTCGTCACCGCCGGGCGGAACCGCCGCCGTGGTGACGAGGTCGAGGCCCCCGTGTGGCCGCTGGTCGCGGCCGCTCTGCTCGGGGCGGCCGGGGCGATCTGGAACATGATCACCGGCGGCTGAGCCGGCCCCCCGTTCCTCAACCGGCACCGCAACGACAGGGAGACCCCCGATGGACACGAACAACAACAACGACACGAACAAGGGCCGTCCCCGCTGGTTCGGCCCGGCGGTCATCGCCCTGGTGCTGCTGCTGGTCGCGGTAGCCGGATGGACCATCCGCAACCTCACTACCCCCGATGAGGCCCAGGCTCCCACCTCGCCTGCTGCCCCTGCTACCTCGGCTGCCCCCACCCAGGGGGCGGCCGAGGCGGCTGCTCCTGCCTCGGGGGAGGACTTCGCCTGGGACTGCCAAGCCCAGCTGAACCAGGACGCGGTATCGGTGGCCGATGAG
This window of the Kocuria turfanensis genome carries:
- a CDS encoding DUF6668 family protein — protein: MDSPRNPFVAAPEVVEEEDPMEEDPILGSRDSIRGPQNLQQRLAEEPVPAEEPAAQVDVSQATLWLVGASGGVGTSTLAGLCSESIVDAGVQEPEWAGRALLVCSTSATSLEAAAQLARKSATGQLPYELVGLVIVHDRPKNRITKPTLTYARSVARMFPVAMTVPYEPSWREVGVTPSPSSTRLKTVLRKIHKIAQTGH